In one Sporomusa sphaeroides DSM 2875 genomic region, the following are encoded:
- a CDS encoding helix-turn-helix domain-containing protein, which translates to MEHLGSRIRLVRGERTQDDFASSIGVDRTTLSAYERGRREPDLKTLLIIAQFGRVSLDWLAGRHSNPSIERAQAYNDPKWSEVQELALSHNVKPVKIEQLIKAALALK; encoded by the coding sequence ATGGAACATTTAGGAAGCAGAATAAGATTGGTGCGTGGCGAAAGGACACAAGATGATTTTGCCTCCTCTATTGGAGTTGACCGTACTACTTTATCAGCCTACGAACGCGGCAGGAGAGAGCCTGATTTGAAAACGCTATTAATTATTGCCCAGTTTGGCCGCGTTAGTCTTGACTGGTTGGCAGGTCGCCATAGCAATCCTTCTATCGAGCGCGCCCAAGCCTACAATGACCCCAAATGGTCTGAAGTCCAAGAGCTTGCCTTAAGCCATAATGTAAAACCCGTTAAAATCGAACAACTAATCAAAGCCGCTCTAGCCTTGAAATAA
- a CDS encoding PD-(D/E)XK nuclease family protein, whose translation MIYSYSRLKRYEECPASFQYKYLYEMTESPTETLVLGKTVHAAIQMYLNGMDIQAAVNAAIVQEAQIPVNADEVTYLTQHSMVMGVTGGQAEQHFVIPLDSTGLLYFQGYIDWYQTLPDGTIQLIDWKTNRQKYLPVDNHQLGLYAWYLSQVTGVQEIHAELVFLRYPDAQSRQAHTYTLEEMEKARIWAFRLAEDIEDKVAEWNMSGGIDGMSDSLFPAAPGKHCQYCRHAGLCIKSVSFDPVPVTDRADAERVAAEVIRLEAALDDMKDRLKVWAKENGDIPVGDAAFSFVPSVSWHMEADKLYELCTELHDAGVDVFQYLTLTAANLKKMGVDETKLAAFGKKKVSNTFRLIKAKEAC comes from the coding sequence ATGATATATAGCTATTCACGTCTAAAGCGCTATGAAGAATGTCCTGCTTCTTTCCAATATAAGTACCTATATGAAATGACGGAATCGCCGACAGAAACGTTAGTATTAGGCAAAACGGTACATGCGGCCATACAAATGTATTTAAACGGGATGGATATACAAGCGGCGGTCAATGCTGCCATCGTGCAAGAAGCCCAAATCCCGGTAAATGCAGACGAGGTTACTTATTTGACGCAGCATAGCATGGTAATGGGCGTTACTGGCGGTCAGGCAGAGCAACACTTTGTAATTCCCCTGGATAGCACCGGGTTGCTTTACTTTCAGGGGTACATCGACTGGTATCAGACATTACCGGACGGCACAATTCAGCTTATCGACTGGAAAACGAATAGGCAAAAATATTTACCTGTGGATAATCACCAGTTGGGCTTATACGCCTGGTACTTATCACAAGTAACGGGAGTTCAGGAAATTCATGCGGAACTGGTATTTCTGCGTTACCCTGACGCACAGAGCCGTCAAGCCCATACCTATACACTGGAAGAAATGGAAAAAGCGCGAATTTGGGCATTCCGTCTTGCGGAAGATATTGAAGATAAAGTAGCCGAATGGAATATGTCCGGCGGGATTGACGGGATGAGTGACAGCCTGTTTCCTGCTGCGCCGGGCAAGCACTGCCAGTATTGCCGTCATGCCGGCTTATGCATAAAAAGTGTAAGCTTTGACCCGGTGCCTGTGACTGACCGTGCCGATGCCGAGCGTGTTGCCGCAGAAGTGATTCGCTTGGAAGCGGCATTGGATGATATGAAAGATAGGTTAAAAGTATGGGCCAAGGAAAACGGCGACATTCCTGTCGGTGATGCCGCCTTCTCCTTTGTTCCCAGTGTAAGCTGGCATATGGAGGCCGATAAGCTGTATGAACTATGCACTGAGCTTCACGACGCCGGGGTGGACGTGTTTCAGTATTTGACGCTGACGGCAGCGAACCTTAAGAAAATGGGCGTAGACGAGACTAAATTAGCTGCGTTCGGTAAGAAAAAGGTTTCCAATACTTTTCGTCTGATTAAGGCCAAAGAAGCCTGTTGA
- a CDS encoding DUF6744 family protein — MNNMNNLYAVRGGEADTILGNLVWFSVSDMEILRDDLVNLAANVGLPEKYVPAPIRPSDAFRRATSEVGGVLRAGEEITEVLMVREVLSSEERVVRHMIKEVRDKKNVRLNYEQIGEIEFERQWGSIKTTALSDEAMPALRKAEMQYNKYRDYFVGDHLRKMIKTVLGECQAIGVRPAGAVYFTPAVHAGTVKAMNSLVKLLPGNNAEMHCLPVINAIEQKQMLEEKLRGHVLSQVSQIGNMLGGNAEVLGVKKTLASLAAEFAATLRDQKVVSKSAASNAIQQLQGLKQQVGEYESLLEANLGEVRSTIEVLRKQVRIMLERVSVEGAA, encoded by the coding sequence ATGAACAATATGAATAACTTATATGCTGTCAGAGGCGGCGAGGCAGATACTATCCTGGGAAACCTTGTGTGGTTCAGTGTCAGCGATATGGAAATACTTCGCGACGATTTGGTAAATTTGGCAGCTAATGTCGGCTTGCCGGAAAAGTATGTACCCGCGCCGATACGCCCGTCCGATGCCTTTCGCCGAGCCACCTCAGAAGTAGGCGGCGTATTAAGGGCTGGCGAGGAAATCACGGAAGTTCTGATGGTTCGGGAAGTCCTATCTTCAGAAGAACGAGTGGTACGCCATATGATTAAAGAGGTCAGGGATAAAAAGAATGTCCGGCTTAACTATGAGCAAATTGGTGAAATTGAGTTTGAAAGGCAGTGGGGCAGTATTAAGACCACCGCTCTGTCGGACGAAGCCATGCCGGCTCTGCGCAAAGCGGAAATGCAGTACAATAAGTACCGTGACTATTTTGTGGGCGACCATTTGCGCAAGATGATAAAAACTGTTTTGGGAGAATGTCAGGCTATTGGAGTTCGACCTGCGGGGGCCGTTTATTTCACGCCTGCTGTTCATGCCGGCACGGTTAAGGCCATGAATTCTCTGGTGAAACTGCTGCCGGGGAATAATGCGGAAATGCACTGTTTGCCTGTTATCAACGCTATTGAGCAGAAACAGATGCTGGAAGAAAAGCTGCGTGGACATGTGCTGTCCCAGGTATCGCAAATTGGCAATATGCTTGGTGGTAACGCGGAAGTGCTGGGCGTTAAGAAAACTTTGGCTTCTCTTGCGGCAGAATTTGCGGCAACGCTGCGCGACCAGAAGGTAGTATCAAAGTCTGCTGCCAGCAACGCTATTCAGCAGCTTCAAGGGTTAAAACAGCAGGTTGGTGAATATGAAAGCTTACTGGAAGCAAATCTTGGAGAGGTCCGTTCTACCATTGAGGTACTTCGTAAACAAGTCCGTATTATGCTTGAGCGGGTCAGTGTAGAGGGTGCGGCATGA
- a CDS encoding VWA domain-containing protein, whose protein sequence is MKQTNKKLSRHTVRHDVFDRAAYDNVFVQSKELQAMVTNGGILLATVGELSADIFFSLYKTMPELIPVREVMPEYLFNQAQMAKMLESPAYQELRQYTQCDEFGAGLGSKALLEALVNQLQEDVQLRQAVQKVNYAVERKREAELLDNHTEEAQRALAAVKAAMDDVKAVLASNQSVVRKAGDSAISAATLELEATESVIMAWGLQQGEFNRLPYDKKANLITILRGQQKFRDMTKLVGRMRNIAAASRKVKLEQRLELHSITQGSDINHMLHQELLSLRKPSLKLDFYRKMTERQLMQYDLRQTDYRGQGPVLALVDTSGSMRGEREVWSKAVAVGLAEIAERERRAFGYALFASKHRELITDIFPAGKRPPDKLLKLATEFLGGGTDYEQPLRWAMQQLQTGGFAKADVVLITDGECRLSDVFLQELHKLKAEKQFRIYSLLIGSSACELKLWSDAVWHIADLLDESIVKELFQKI, encoded by the coding sequence ATGAAGCAAACTAATAAAAAGCTGTCTCGCCATACCGTCCGGCACGATGTATTCGACCGTGCCGCCTATGATAATGTATTTGTCCAGTCAAAGGAGTTGCAGGCGATGGTAACTAATGGGGGAATCCTGCTGGCGACAGTGGGGGAGCTGTCTGCCGATATATTCTTTTCTCTGTATAAGACCATGCCGGAATTAATCCCGGTGAGGGAGGTAATGCCGGAATACCTGTTCAATCAGGCGCAAATGGCTAAAATGCTGGAATCGCCTGCTTATCAAGAATTACGGCAATATACGCAGTGTGATGAGTTTGGGGCTGGCCTGGGCAGTAAAGCCCTGCTGGAAGCCCTTGTGAATCAGCTTCAGGAGGATGTCCAGCTGCGGCAGGCGGTTCAAAAAGTTAACTATGCAGTAGAGCGAAAGAGGGAAGCTGAGCTATTGGATAATCACACAGAGGAAGCTCAGCGGGCGCTGGCCGCGGTTAAGGCGGCTATGGATGACGTAAAAGCAGTTCTTGCCAGTAACCAGTCGGTAGTGCGGAAAGCCGGAGATAGTGCGATTAGTGCAGCAACTTTGGAACTAGAAGCAACCGAAAGCGTTATCATGGCATGGGGGCTGCAGCAAGGCGAATTTAACCGTTTGCCTTATGATAAAAAGGCAAACCTCATAACAATCTTGCGCGGACAGCAAAAATTCCGGGATATGACCAAGCTGGTAGGACGGATGCGCAATATCGCAGCCGCCTCCCGCAAGGTAAAGTTGGAGCAGCGGCTTGAACTGCATAGTATTACCCAGGGTAGCGACATCAACCATATGTTGCACCAGGAACTGTTATCATTGCGAAAGCCTTCTCTAAAGCTGGATTTCTATAGAAAAATGACAGAAAGACAGCTGATGCAATATGACTTGCGGCAGACAGACTATCGGGGGCAGGGGCCGGTTCTGGCACTTGTGGATACCTCGGGGTCTATGCGGGGGGAAAGAGAGGTCTGGTCAAAGGCGGTAGCGGTTGGCTTAGCCGAAATTGCAGAAAGGGAACGCCGGGCATTCGGGTACGCTTTGTTTGCCAGTAAGCACCGTGAGCTCATTACAGATATATTCCCGGCAGGTAAACGCCCGCCGGATAAGCTGCTAAAGCTGGCGACAGAGTTTCTGGGAGGCGGTACGGACTATGAACAGCCATTGCGCTGGGCAATGCAGCAATTGCAAACAGGCGGCTTTGCCAAGGCTGACGTTGTATTGATTACCGATGGGGAGTGCCGGCTAAGCGATGTGTTTTTGCAAGAGCTGCATAAACTTAAGGCCGAAAAGCAATTCCGGATATATAGCCTTTTGATTGGCAGCAGTGCTTGTGAGCTTAAGCTCTGGTCAGATGCTGTGTGGCATATAGCGGATTTGCTAGATGAAAGCATTGTTAAAGAATTATTTCAAAAAATATAG
- a CDS encoding AAA family ATPase, whose protein sequence is MINKTFAALEQELNSCFLERAEVIRGLLVAAIARGNILILGAPGGAKTAIAECLAQQLGGVFFSRLLTKVSTPEELFGPLSLKALENDQYKRVTARKLPEADIAVIDEVFKCNSAVLNTLLPIMNERVYFDDGSTPRQIPLQVLVGLSNELPDGGTDGELAALWDRFDLRYTVEYIKDERNFAGMLQLSSAKPRTTISLQELTTVQKQAEQVKITGDIIQALVRLWKELRAQGFIISDRRFRNCLRFLQAHAWLEGRLEVADDDIVILSHMLWTEPEQIKAIRKMVLGFANPLVVKANEIFDGALEWKAKLTATPDGAERTALATEANHKLKAAQRMLTELIKQAKAEGKSSVTITERLAAIQAMNEAVVNTYLLGL, encoded by the coding sequence ATGATAAACAAAACATTCGCCGCGTTGGAGCAAGAGCTAAATAGCTGCTTTCTGGAGCGGGCAGAAGTCATTCGCGGCCTACTGGTGGCGGCTATTGCCAGGGGGAATATATTAATCCTGGGTGCACCCGGCGGTGCCAAGACTGCCATTGCAGAATGTCTGGCTCAACAGCTCGGCGGAGTCTTCTTCAGTCGGCTGCTAACCAAAGTCAGTACGCCGGAGGAACTGTTTGGGCCATTATCCTTGAAGGCTTTGGAAAATGACCAATATAAACGGGTTACAGCCAGAAAGTTACCGGAAGCCGATATTGCTGTCATTGATGAAGTATTCAAGTGCAATTCCGCTGTTTTGAACACCTTATTGCCGATAATGAATGAGCGGGTATATTTTGATGATGGCAGTACTCCACGGCAAATTCCGCTGCAAGTACTGGTGGGGCTGTCCAACGAACTGCCGGATGGCGGCACAGACGGAGAACTTGCAGCTCTTTGGGATAGGTTTGACCTGCGGTATACCGTTGAGTACATTAAAGACGAGCGTAATTTTGCCGGTATGCTGCAGCTTAGCAGTGCTAAGCCAAGGACGACAATAAGCTTGCAGGAACTAACTACGGTACAGAAGCAAGCGGAACAAGTCAAAATAACAGGTGACATCATTCAAGCCTTGGTGCGGCTCTGGAAAGAGCTTCGTGCGCAGGGCTTTATTATTTCTGACCGCCGTTTCAGGAACTGCTTACGATTCTTGCAGGCTCATGCCTGGCTTGAAGGGAGGCTGGAGGTTGCAGATGACGATATTGTAATCCTGTCACATATGCTTTGGACCGAACCGGAGCAAATAAAAGCCATTAGGAAAATGGTGCTGGGCTTCGCTAACCCCTTAGTTGTTAAGGCCAACGAAATATTTGATGGTGCGCTTGAATGGAAAGCCAAGCTAACGGCTACACCTGACGGGGCAGAGCGTACAGCATTGGCAACAGAAGCCAATCATAAATTGAAGGCTGCCCAGAGAATGCTGACAGAACTGATTAAGCAGGCCAAAGCAGAAGGTAAGTCGTCTGTTACCATTACCGAGCGGTTGGCAGCGATTCAAGCTATGAATGAGGCGGTAGTCAACACCTATCTGTTGGGGCTATAA
- a CDS encoding zinc ribbon domain-containing protein codes for MRFCIHCGQEVPDSARFCQKCGKATAQDGIDTTSAIGEISSTISMSKAVGNDSIGNNNMAVLAELAVGLGILIFMFMLGATSKYPNNYVRFELEQNTTVLLWYGILYGFAIRAISTIRQKAGRVDWEYGIGGAIIGLAVTIPGYMLYFSFPQNPFLHLVWLFTAGMVMPVAKSVLLVVGSGIRFNGVHGIKRNLLISFISSIIGWMLILVIDYMFREATLYVAFGLFGFINYIALLRFAKNKKPA; via the coding sequence ATGCGATTTTGTATTCATTGCGGTCAAGAAGTACCAGATAGTGCTCGTTTTTGCCAGAAATGTGGTAAGGCTACGGCGCAGGATGGAATAGATACTACCAGTGCGATAGGAGAAATATCAAGCACTATAAGTATGTCGAAAGCCGTAGGAAATGACTCAATTGGAAATAATAATATGGCTGTGTTAGCTGAATTGGCAGTAGGGTTAGGAATATTAATATTTATGTTTATGCTTGGCGCTACTTCAAAGTACCCTAACAATTATGTTAGATTCGAGTTAGAACAAAATACGACGGTTTTACTTTGGTATGGAATTCTGTATGGTTTTGCTATTCGTGCCATTTCAACTATACGTCAAAAAGCAGGACGAGTTGATTGGGAGTATGGAATAGGTGGTGCTATAATTGGTTTAGCAGTAACTATTCCGGGATATATGTTATATTTTTCATTTCCGCAAAACCCATTTCTTCATCTTGTATGGTTATTTACGGCTGGAATGGTTATGCCAGTTGCAAAAAGTGTCCTATTAGTAGTAGGCTCTGGTATTAGGTTTAATGGCGTACATGGCATTAAGAGAAACTTATTAATTAGTTTTATTTCATCAATTATTGGATGGATGCTAATACTTGTAATAGATTATATGTTTCGTGAAGCTACTCTGTATGTGGCATTTGGTCTATTTGGTTTTATAAATTATATAGCATTATTGAGGTTTGCAAAAAATAAAAAACCAGCATAA
- a CDS encoding ATP-binding protein produces MEFKTAERKRAKLRLGITGPSGAGKTYSALLVANGMAPWSSIAVIDSENGSAELYAQLGDYSVLTLTPPYDPDKYIAAIKLAEQKGFEVIIVDSLSHCWSGEGGILDQQGKATDSKFKGNSWAAWREYTPKHNALVETMLKSSCHIIATLRSKVEYAQVVENGKTTIKKLGTSAIQREGIEYEFTTVFDLSIEHIATPSKDRTGIFDGQYFKPDISTGNKLLSWLNCDNNSISKAEVTPLPPPEAEEVPDIFTSNTIELLNAYQIVSAEAKIKGKQTFVKLVLLQKDTHILAWSACADILEVPVGTFITASIVQKNGTNIIEAYSIVKGGEAA; encoded by the coding sequence GTGGAATTCAAAACTGCGGAACGTAAACGGGCTAAATTACGTCTGGGTATTACCGGGCCGAGCGGAGCAGGAAAGACCTACAGTGCTTTACTGGTCGCCAACGGCATGGCTCCCTGGTCCAGCATAGCGGTCATTGATAGCGAGAATGGTTCTGCCGAACTGTACGCCCAATTGGGAGACTATTCCGTATTGACCTTAACGCCGCCATATGACCCGGACAAATACATTGCCGCCATAAAGCTGGCAGAACAAAAGGGCTTTGAAGTCATTATCGTTGACAGCCTTTCGCATTGCTGGTCCGGCGAAGGCGGCATACTTGACCAGCAGGGGAAAGCAACGGACAGTAAGTTTAAGGGTAATAGCTGGGCTGCTTGGCGCGAGTACACGCCCAAACACAATGCTCTGGTAGAAACCATGCTTAAATCTTCTTGCCATATAATCGCTACACTGCGGTCAAAAGTAGAATACGCCCAGGTTGTGGAGAATGGCAAAACTACAATTAAGAAGTTGGGGACGTCCGCTATTCAGCGTGAAGGCATTGAATATGAATTCACTACTGTGTTTGACCTAAGCATCGAACATATAGCCACTCCATCTAAAGACCGTACAGGCATTTTTGACGGTCAATATTTCAAGCCAGATATTTCTACAGGAAATAAGCTACTCTCATGGCTTAACTGCGATAATAACAGCATATCTAAAGCTGAAGTAACGCCATTACCGCCACCAGAAGCGGAAGAAGTTCCAGACATATTCACTTCAAATACTATAGAGCTTTTAAATGCATACCAAATCGTCAGTGCTGAGGCCAAAATTAAAGGCAAGCAAACCTTTGTTAAGCTGGTACTGCTTCAAAAGGATACCCACATATTGGCTTGGTCAGCCTGTGCAGACATCTTGGAGGTTCCAGTTGGAACATTCATAACGGCTAGCATTGTGCAAAAGAACGGAACGAATATCATCGAAGCCTACAGCATTGTAAAAGGTGGCGAGGCGGCATGA
- the radC gene encoding RadC family protein, producing MNTMRHLLAGCLREEPNGYMVTELVNSFPTVQDLMNASEDELKLIRGIGAVKARQLTAILEFVKKVNAPVADKRVIIRSPQDVCNLVRSDMEYLQTEHFRVVGLSTKHHVLFQETVSQGTLDASLVHCREVFKLLIKRASASAIFVHNHPSGDPTPSPEDIELTRKLVEAGKLLGIQVLDHVIIGRSSKYISFKEQQII from the coding sequence ATGAATACAATGAGACATTTGCTGGCAGGTTGCTTGCGTGAAGAGCCTAATGGATATATGGTAACTGAATTAGTGAATTCTTTTCCTACAGTACAAGATTTAATGAATGCCAGTGAGGATGAACTTAAATTAATTAGAGGCATTGGCGCGGTGAAAGCCCGGCAGCTTACTGCTATTTTGGAATTTGTAAAGAAAGTCAATGCACCTGTGGCGGATAAAAGAGTTATTATTCGTAGCCCTCAAGATGTTTGTAATCTGGTACGTTCAGATATGGAGTACCTCCAGACAGAACACTTCCGTGTTGTGGGTCTATCGACCAAGCATCATGTTCTCTTTCAGGAAACGGTATCGCAAGGCACACTGGATGCAAGCCTGGTTCATTGCCGTGAGGTATTCAAGCTGCTCATAAAACGTGCCAGTGCCAGTGCAATTTTCGTTCATAATCACCCATCAGGTGACCCAACGCCCAGTCCGGAAGATATTGAACTAACCAGGAAGCTTGTAGAGGCAGGAAAATTATTGGGAATACAAGTTTTGGACCATGTAATTATCGGAAGGAGTTCAAAGTACATTAGCTTTAAAGAGCAACAGATAATATAG
- a CDS encoding ankyrin repeat domain-containing protein, whose product MSYCNYCGSQAADEAQYCRNCGKKIYRGIFTASDDNEVNTTTVADVSGELKYTAEKSQLLKNKNVYLIIGSIVVIIGIGIAFFGKSEPVSVQSSYQESTKQAMEVNSTKNVTVSEFVECLFNKDVNGAKALIESGLNPNLKDNDGATLLELACAGDNAQIVKLLIDKGANVNVRDTKGGTPLMLAASAGYIETVQVLLSAKDIEINAKDSAGLTALQCAEKTKNGWQKLGLNTSGQEAVIQLLQSGQPKLASNKVSKGSTLGDIRKNYKVSKLWYGGEGMYYAHVKDIDTTFQLYIPIELGVSGKMVQTNPNLLPDAAKVSNVIKGDIYPGDDNIQKIIQHGH is encoded by the coding sequence GTGTCCTATTGCAATTATTGCGGGAGTCAGGCTGCAGATGAAGCACAATACTGTCGAAATTGTGGCAAAAAAATTTACCGTGGTATATTTACTGCAAGTGACGACAATGAAGTTAATACTACTACGGTTGCAGATGTTTCAGGTGAGTTGAAATATACGGCAGAAAAAAGTCAGCTATTAAAAAATAAAAACGTATATTTAATAATTGGGAGTATTGTTGTGATTATCGGAATAGGGATAGCTTTTTTCGGAAAAAGCGAACCTGTTTCGGTGCAAAGTTCTTATCAGGAGAGTACCAAGCAGGCTATGGAAGTAAACAGTACAAAAAACGTTACTGTTAGTGAGTTTGTTGAGTGTTTATTTAATAAAGATGTAAATGGTGCAAAAGCATTGATAGAATCTGGGCTCAATCCAAACTTGAAGGATAATGACGGAGCAACTTTATTGGAATTAGCTTGTGCGGGTGATAATGCGCAAATTGTAAAATTATTAATAGATAAAGGTGCCAATGTTAATGTAAGAGACACAAAAGGAGGTACCCCATTAATGCTTGCAGCTTCAGCAGGATATATAGAAACTGTTCAGGTGCTCTTAAGCGCGAAAGACATAGAAATAAATGCAAAAGATTCGGCAGGGTTAACAGCTCTGCAATGCGCAGAAAAGACAAAGAACGGTTGGCAAAAGCTAGGGCTGAATACATCAGGGCAAGAGGCTGTTATTCAATTACTTCAAAGTGGTCAGCCAAAACTAGCGTCCAACAAGGTGAGTAAAGGTAGTACTTTAGGAGATATACGGAAGAATTATAAAGTTAGCAAACTGTGGTATGGTGGTGAGGGAATGTACTATGCACATGTTAAAGATATTGATACTACCTTTCAACTGTATATACCAATCGAATTGGGCGTTTCAGGTAAAATGGTTCAGACAAATCCTAATTTATTGCCCGATGCAGCTAAAGTTAGTAACGTAATAAAAGGAGATATCTACCCGGGGGATGATAACATACAAAAAATAATTCAACATGGTCATTAA